The Raphanus sativus cultivar WK10039 chromosome 2, ASM80110v3, whole genome shotgun sequence DNA segment accaTAAAACTAGGTGTTTAGCCCGCATATGCGGGCATATACATTTTACAGCTACTTattaatacaataattaataattaaaagattATAATGGTAAATCCGTATTTTTCATTTGACTATTCTTATgtataatgatttttttcttgGAAATTCTTATGTATATgatattcattattaataaataaattttagaaatcactcaatattatttttcagttatataaaagtaataattttagttttgtctTGAAAATTATTATGTATACTATATTCAttgttaataaaaaattagaaatcactcaatatgatctttttaattatataaaagtaaaaatattaattgattattatttagttatgtatttctgtttttttttaatttttaagtttctaTTAAAAGATATCTTTCGGATaatcacaatatatatatatgatcattatctttttattttaaaatatatatttatggattttggataattattattattattaattattaattattaattttgatcatttatctaataaaatcatttaaattcgttttttattttaagtaatttataaattctattcattaagggtataaacgatattaaccgctctaacttttaacgtgagagctccgttgcgaaaaatcacttcgcaaataatagtatagatagattaataataattcatagaaaactaattcaaaaaattaaaactttgaaacatggataaaagtatgtcaagaagaaaaaagtaatggcctatgttattaataaaaattggaaatccattatatcagttttaaaatatacaaaatggactaatataattacctaaaaacattgttttgtctaagaTAATCATTAGATTTTATATAcgtatttcaaatcaaaataataatttaaatttgatttatatcaaaaattgataaaaaaatatgcattcattcaaaaatttatttttactaaaatattttccaataaccattattaaaaatatttttcaatatatataaaaaaatacaacaaaaaaattaattctatataccaacttaaattatggtttttatatttcggattaaaatttaagaatataataatatatatgattatttataagatggtacatataaaatactattacttatatgattatttatatgatggaccaatacaattaattatatgatgacatatatacgatacataatagtgactagggctagACGTTCAGGTATCCtttctgtttgggttttgggtttccagggtcaaatatttcagtccaattcatatatttctaaatttcagttcgaattttGACTGGGGCTGCGTTCAGGTATCAATTCGGGTTAGTTACATATTTgcttgggttttgggtttccgaggtcaaatatttcagccccattcaaaTATTTCtgaatttcagttcgaattatattcggatctttgcgggttcagttcgggttcggataacccatttaaattatttttttaagaattcattataaatttttaatttcttaaaatatataaataaaataatatattgtatataaatctgaaaaacatatgtcagaatacataaacttaacatataaattggtttggtttaaattttggatcaaaaatcaataattattttaaatatttttggtgttttgagtgtacttccaatatgttagatatttatatttgactatttatatattttcaagtatttaaaccaacctaaaagtatcatatatatattctggatgtttttatatacattaaaactaaaaataattaatatatatacatatataagtatataaatctttttcggatacattttgatatccaaaatactttggttcgaattggttatggttttagttgtctaaatatcaaaattttgaataatttggatatttaatcaattttggttcgggtttgatattactttttcggatcgtggtcggttcttcagattttttttttatccagttttgatattgacataaaaaaataaataataatatatttttgaaatatacacccgcacgggcgggcgggtcaaaatctagtttaaattaatttggaTTGATTTATAATAATTCAAATCGATTTATAATAATTCAAACCGATTGTGAGTCGTACAAATCGGATAAAATCGCCCGGCTAGTACAAAACAGACGTTTAGTCACGGTCTAAACATTTAGTCACTGTCTAAACCATTTTTTAGAACCatgtgttttttgttttgaaactgaGAACCATGTGTTTTTCAAAGTAAACTTGTCAACGTTTCATTCAATTTACTGGAAAACCGAAAGATTTTTACATTTTCCAATTATTGGACATACATAGCAGAAAGGAACAGTACTAGTGATCAAGAGTGTTCTGTTTCGTTTTCCATCTCTTCAGCCTTCCCCTGCTGCGTCAGTGTTTCATAAAGTGGAGCGTTTCGCGTTTCCCTTAGCCAAAGACTCACCAAGCCAGTCAACACAGACGCAACGCCAAACACAATGAAAGACATCATGGCGTTTTCTCTCCCCAATGCAACTAGCAACGGGGCCGCAGATCCTCCTAGCATGAACGCTTGACACAAGAGCGCAACCGCAAAGTTCCTCACGTTTGTCGGGAACAGCTCGACGCCATAGACATACAAGACATCGTACGCCAATGAGGACGCCATGAACCCAACAGCCTCAACTGCTAGCTGCAGCCATTTGGAAACAGGTAGTGCACGGGTCACGCGGTGAAGCGAGAGAACCGCGCAGAGTAAGCAACAGACTCCAGCTAGGTATGATGAGTTGGAGAACAAAGGACGACGGTTCATGACCCCTAAGAGGAAGCTTCCGATGAAAACCGCTGGAAACTCCATCAGAGCGTTCACCGCAACGGTTAGGTAAAGATTGAAGTTGAGATTCTCAGCGTTTAGTTGGATTCCATAGTAAACAAAACCAGTGCCAAATCCAGCCATCATCACCATTACAATCCTCTTCACTGCCCATTTCGTCTTCCAGAAGTTCTCTGATGACGACGAAGTTATATCATCTCGTCCTTGAATCGGATTGATAAGGCTTAGATCAGCTGGAAGTTGTTTCCCATTGCGCCTCGCGAGTTTCTTCAAGACCACCATGGCTTCTTTGTTGCGTCCTTTGACGAGAAGCCATCGTGGGGACTCGTAGGCAAAGGGCAAGAGAAAAACAGCGTATCCAAGAGGAAGAAGGGATGTGATTCTGTAAAGGTTTCTCCATGACTTTCTCTCCAAGTAACCCATGAGCGGCAGAGATAGAAACCCTaacgtgaagaagaagaaaccgtATTGCCCTACTTGCCCACGCCACTTTTTTCCTACTACCTCGGTGGCGAGCACGATACAGCAAGAACTAATTCCTGATTTAAAGAACCCGTTTGCGAAACGCAAGAACGCGTAAACCCATATGTTTGGAGAAAAGGAGATCGCTAAAGCCGTGACAAACGTAAATAGACAAGAGATAAATAGTGTCTTTTTCCGACCAAACCATGAATCAGCAAGATATCCATAAACTCCAGAACCTGTTgagatttaaaaacaaaaaacaaaaggcAACATGAGACTCATGTAAACGGTGTTCAAGATTTTAGGACTGCACACAGAAACCAATCAAACTTAAAACAAAGTCAATATACCgtagaaattttataaattaatatttggtaaattaataaaattagaaattaataattttttttagtttcggGTTGGGCCGGTTCAATATATGAtacaaattgataaaataataagaaaatatatcttaaaaaattatatgtaaatatatatatggtcctattaaaatcacaaattaataagtatatacatataaattttatataagtacaaacaaaccattttatatttcttttatattcatgaaaattatttttacattttattaatattttcaatatattttgatatatttagaaaattataccTAAAACATGTTTAAGTTCTATGTAACATATCTCAAATACacaaataatatgataaaaataatatgaatgcagaatttataaatttttatatatatatatatatatatatattctaaaataggaaaatcgaaaaaataaatttcttttataaattatcataattccagaattattaatttatagagtttttactgtataacattttctctgtttttttattagttgTCGATTTATGTTTGTAATACACAAACTAAAAGTTTAACTATAATACAAAATGATATAGCAATAtagcaataaaaataattaaacacgaacatgaaaaataaaaacgttATCTaaattagaattaaaaaaaataacatcttCTAAAACAGTCATATATGAAAAATCGGAAAGATCACTTTCCAGACCGTTAAAAACCAAACTTTAGAGACTACTATAGAATAAATTCGTACCGAAAAGAGATCCGATGAAGAACAGAGTGGATGGTAGAGCAACAAGAAACTTATGTTGACATATGAGATTCCACTCTGAAACAATAGTGTCGCTCTTTCCTCCGGCCCATTTCCATTCTCCGGTGGACAGTCCACACAACATTGAGCCCTCAACGATGGCTCCCGTTGCAAGAAGCATCACAGCGGGCTTAGCGTCAGAGAAAATGGATATAAGGGTGAACTGAGCATCAAAGGTCCAAGCAATAGAGACCAAGAGAGCATGCACGATCTGAGCAAAACCAAGCGCTCCAATGTGTTGTTCGATCACCTCGTCAACTGTGAGTGCGTAACCATTGTTGGATTGTTGTTGGCTTGTTGCTTCTCCTTTCTCGGATGCTGATGAATCATTCGATATGTTTGGTGATATGTCAACAAGCTTCGGAGTTTCTTGCTCAGAAGGTttcattttttctgttttttcagGTGTATATAATCTTGTTTACAggttttattttgttggttgATATACTATATGTCACAAGGAAGCAATCGTATATGAATACATGGTCGAGCAACGTTTTGTATCACTCTCGAATAAACAATCTAATAAAAGGAGATTATATGGGTAATGAGTCATTAAGTTGAAtcaactttttcttttattgtgtGGAATCAACTTTTTCTTTTAGCGTCTTATATGGGTAATGAGTCATTGAGTTGAAtcaactttttcttttattgtgtgtctatatattatatatatatatgtagagtTTGATTGGTTCATATTGATTAACTTGAGATTTTAATTCaaaattgaaataaaacaaGATTTACTTACAACGTGTCCATCGAACTATTAACATAAATTTAAGTACGTAACTCTTTAccaaaactttaaacaaaagtgTGTTACTCTCTTTTACTTCTATTTCTTGTCCATCTTTTCTATGTCTGCAGATGTAACGCATTTGCAAAAAACGTGACTCTTTATACTGGAAACAAATATAACAAAGTAAACGACAAAAGTTACAGTTAGAATAAACATGCTACATGACGAGTAAATGAAAAAGAATGTGTGATGCATAAGGATAAGAGTAAGACATTGCtgaaattacaaaattaacacTTTGATGTGTCAAACTAAAACTCATTAAGATTTACTTGATCGTGTTTTCAAAAAAGTTCCGTTATATTGTGGATTTTGGCCGAATAAtacatgaaaaatgtttttatttggaAGAAACTCTTTGTAAGAAAACGTACTCATCCGTAAGTAGCTTAGTGTTACGTCTTGGTATGGGAATATGACATACACAGTACTCTTTAAGATATAAATATGTCAGATGTGGTTCGAGAAAATGGTCTTTTAAATCAAGAACTTTTTAAATTGGTTGAAAAAATATCAACTTTCACATAAACCATTTAAAgtctttatttattatgattagCCATTTAAAGCCTCAACTAATTTCgattaaaccaattttaatatattgttaGTTCGATTAATAGAACAATTAGACAAGGTTAATCTCTGTTAAACACAAAAAATGTCGTTTGGTGTTTAACAGAGATTATAACGGTGATTAACTCCGTTTAATCGTTCAGTTAAACGAACTAACAATGTATTAAAATTGGCTTAATTAAAAGTGTTTGAGGTCTTAAATGGATAGTCATAGTAACTAGAAGTTTTAAATTGTCTACGagaaaaattatgattttttcgACCAAATTGAAAAGTTCGTGATTTTAATGATCATTTTCTCCAAAATTAAAATGTACAATTTTATCCTTTTACAATAAGTAAATAGTGCTAGTTCAGAAAAAGCAAATAGTGTAAAGAGAAACTTAAGCCAATCATGAAAATTCTccataaatttttgaataaaaatgtataaattggttcttttgataattttatatttatatctataaatacgatatatataaatatataaaagaataattaaaaggtaaaattaaCTAACTCAGAAAAGtagattcatttttattttgaaaataatggaACGAACAAATACAACCTATAATTAAAGGATTAAAACAGCAAAATGTTTCCTTCATTTCATATTAAATGTCGTTGTAGAGTAAAATTTtcgttacaaaataaatgtaattttagaatttcaatgtaaaatttattacctatatatgttatataatttgttatattCTCCTTTTTTGagaaacaataaattaaaatataaaatatgctTTACCGATTCAGAAATACAAGCCAGAGGCATATAATCGACATAGAACATTAGAAGAGCAACTTCTAGCACCTCATGCAAACTTGTCCACCACTATATTATGTATCCTTGTAATATGTCGGATTTTgaagattgaaaaaaaaaagtcttattGCATCGAAACTTCTCAAGTGTGTGACAAAAGCTGGCAATTCTTTGGATGATAACATTATCTTCGTCAACTAAGAACTGTCTGTTGCAAAAACTACTTCTCAGAAATTGAAGATCTTCATACATTccatagttttttgtttttgataacTCTGGTATCTGGGCAGTCACATTCCCAACTATCCCTCCAAAAGGGGTCTAGCGCCCCAACGGAAGGGATATTAAATTCGTTGTGGCCAAGACTCACATTCCATAATTCATATCAAAGATTGACATTCTGCATGTAAAGCCGATAACTTTTTTCGGAGATTCATTGTCTCCATTATTTTCTTATCTTGCCCCACAGTTTGATagacattttgtttttttttattggttaaaatatgtttagatatataattaataaaatttttgcttacaaatataaaaacaataaatgttttattaatcagtATGTACAAATCTAAAactacaattaaaataaaactgatTGAATAGTTACTTAGGGaagaaaacataaacttttttcttGATATAAAACGTAAACTTTTTGCTCTTTTTTGCACGATGAAACTCATATTAAGCATTGTTCTAAAATACGCTATATGTTAGCTGGGCGATTGATTACTGTATATACAGATGAGTATACAGAGTATGCACGGTAAacgtattttaaataaatgccatagtaataaagaaaataactacataagttatattatatttaaataacaaaatatatagcaacCATAGTTAGATAGATttctattttactaaaatttagtTTCCTTAAAAATGTAGTTAATAAACTGTGGAtgtataaatattgtataaatGCTGTATAAACACCGTATAAATATTGTATAAGCATTGTATAAATACCATACAAATAATAACCGTATTATTTTACTGTATACCAGAAAATACATTGTACTACTGAAAAGTGTATATACACCATATATACGGACGTATcaaccatattttaaaatattaatattaaatgtcgttttatcttttaaattttgtttcattataagtattgttttatattttcaagatAAATATTAAAGGTTTTTTCCAGTTTTTCTCCATACTCGTAActcattaatttataaaatcaaacaaatcaTGTATCAAATAagatcataaaaatataaagttaattattttattgatttgtgtGAAAACATATTAAGGAGGTGCGATCATCCAAAGAAGGCATGAAGAAAATGAGTTAAATAGTAGGATTAATTAGGACATACATGGGATTTAAGGGGTCTACTAGGATGTAGAAACTTAACTAGCTCTTGCAACCTAGGTCGATAATCTAATAAGCATTTGCAACCTATGtataaatacaacaaaaaaaattagcaaatgtCATTTTATCTGATACACATAGTGATATGGTATCAAACTCTTTCACTAActctttctaatttttttttttgtggcctGAAGCAAGAGCTTCATCCGCCTTATGGAAGGCACGGCCGTCTTTTCTTGATTTCAAGACACATAATGTTCATCCCACTAGGAAAACAACATATTGTTCATGAACCTCCCTTACGTGAATATAAATGATATGTGTTAATGGCGTTAGCTCAAACTCTTACATTACATAAAATCTCAATCGtgctgcttttttttttgttgaaatatctattctattaaaactgaaatacaaaataatattttcataattttaagtggggttttacatatttttcattttttgactaattctattctattctattcatttcatttattttctttttaaatttattcaacaTCAATTTTCACAaagtattaaataaaatttacctATCTTAAAGTGTTTTATTACCTCTTGCTTTTTTCATTCTTCCTTACTAGTTCATTAGTTGTatttactataataatttagttatttattttatatcttaacAATAATAGTTTCATAGATTTGAATGAAATACTATTGACAAAAATTCAAACcgattaaaataatttatatttgtttaaagAATCAGTTATGCATAGACATCTAAGTATCTATTCGAGTACGAATAGGTTCTTTTgatatcatttttttgttttaaaactaaacTTTATTCAGATATTATAGATTTTCAGACTTAGTTCGAGTCGGATCATTTCGGGTCTGGGTAGATtcgtaaaaatctaaaattatccaaacaacctatatatataaaaatattactaaataatttattaaaacaaaataaaatcaaaactcGCACGCATGTACGGACTAAATTCTAGTTATAATTTATTCATGAGGATGAAAATGTTATAACACTTGTGATTATGCTTAGTGGTATCTCTAAGTTAGTTAGTTTTCCCGTATCTGATGATAAATTACGTAAGATTTTGCTTCAGATATCATGAACAGATGAGAATCAAAGTTTATAACTGCAAGGCATATTCTACAAAGATTCTATGGAATGTTAAGGTATATGCCTATAGTTTCCAAAGTCtcttatatatacttttataataaGAGAGATGGTTTATGAGTAAGCATCCGGGTTTTATATATTATGCTCCGGTCGTCGTAGCACTAACTAGAAATAATCATGTCAATCAGAATTCACGCAAAACCGTACGAGTAGGTCAAGTGTTAAGTCCGTATATAAGGAAATAGCCATTGCaagttaattataatttgttgcATAACGTCACATTATCTTGCAAAGTGATGACATAAGAAGGAAAAAAGATTTGGTCTGCTTTGCATCAACAAGATGATGGAAGCAAAAAATTGAGGAAGACCGAAAACCGTATCACTAGTGCAAAACTAGTAATGACACGACATGAatacttataagttataaccatTTGTTATCGCTTGAAGGTTCTGTTTCATGTTCTATTTATAGCATTTTAGTGAgagaaataaaacatttatcatGGCTCTGAAGTGAATGTCTTCAAGTGACCCATTGTTGATTGACGACCAAGACCTCTTTATATGGGATGTTGTTTCTCTTCTTGGGTTGTCTTGATAGTAATGGAGCAGATGAGTGAAGAGGGTAAAGATTCAAGATGATTATTTGTTGGAGACATTT contains these protein-coding regions:
- the LOC108825622 gene encoding organic cation/carnitine transporter 1-like; this encodes MKPSEQETPKLVDISPNISNDSSASEKGEATSQQQSNNGYALTVDEVIEQHIGALGFAQIVHALLVSIAWTFDAQFTLISIFSDAKPAVMLLATGAIVEGSMLCGLSTGEWKWAGGKSDTIVSEWNLICQHKFLVALPSTLFFIGSLFGSGVYGYLADSWFGRKKTLFISCLFTFVTALAISFSPNIWVYAFLRFANGFFKSGISSCCIVLATEVVGKKWRGQVGQYGFFFFTLGFLSLPLMGYLERKSWRNLYRITSLLPLGYAVFLLPFAYESPRWLLVKGRNKEAMVVLKKLARRNGKQLPADLSLINPIQGRDDITSSSSENFWKTKWAVKRIVMVMMAGFGTGFVYYGIQLNAENLNFNLYLTVAVNALMEFPAVFIGSFLLGVMNRRPLFSNSSYLAGVCCLLCAVLSLHRVTRALPVSKWLQLAVEAVGFMASSLAYDVLYVYGVELFPTNVRNFAVALLCQAFMLGGSAAPLLVALGRENAMMSFIVFGVASVLTGLVSLWLRETRNAPLYETLTQQGKAEEMENETEHS